A genome region from Fodinibius salicampi includes the following:
- a CDS encoding sensor histidine kinase, which translates to MNQAIPCGLILNELLTNAYKHAFKDRNDGQIEIGLGEEQGQVYLIVHDDGVGLPKEDYSNNASTIGMTLVNLLQQQLDAELNITNGEGTHCQLTFEKAEVKGIGSAVVE; encoded by the coding sequence GTGAATCAAGCAATACCATGCGGTCTTATTTTAAATGAGCTTCTGACAAATGCGTACAAGCATGCTTTTAAAGATCGTAATGATGGGCAAATAGAAATTGGTCTCGGGGAAGAGCAAGGCCAGGTTTATTTAATCGTACATGATGACGGAGTCGGTTTGCCCAAAGAGGATTATTCTAACAATGCCTCAACAATTGGAATGACATTAGTGAATCTTTTACAACAACAGTTGGATGCTGAGTTAAATATTACAAACGGCGAGGGTACACATTGTCAGTTAACATTTGAAAAGGCTGAGGTGAAAGGTATCGGTAGTGCAGTAGTTGAATGA
- a CDS encoding PAS domain-containing protein, producing the protein MPGVLFVLNEQGEVIKWNAHSTDVFGLTDGEISRQPAEAFVHDDDKELIRESIANVFEEGHARVELKLYTAGDNTAIYDFIANKFQQHDQTYIVGSGVDVTKQKNLEKKCKLRCMKNTRSACKQKQVGTSLKRCLKKPPTPKCLLEGSEMRFVIANKAYREVVGQDNVIGKRVIEVNTRSPTTGIH; encoded by the coding sequence TTGCCTGGCGTATTATTTGTATTAAATGAGCAAGGGGAAGTAATAAAATGGAACGCCCATTCTACAGACGTATTTGGATTAACAGATGGGGAGATTAGTAGACAACCTGCGGAAGCGTTTGTCCATGATGATGATAAGGAACTTATCCGCGAATCAATTGCTAACGTATTTGAAGAAGGACATGCGAGAGTTGAATTAAAACTATATACTGCTGGAGACAATACTGCTATTTATGATTTTATAGCAAATAAATTTCAGCAACATGACCAGACCTATATCGTTGGTTCCGGTGTTGATGTTACAAAACAGAAAAATTTAGAAAAAAAATGCAAGCTTCGTTGCATGAAGAACACTCGCAGCGCGTGCAAGCAGAAACAGGTCGGGACAAGCTTAAAGAGATGTTTGAAGAAGCCCCCCACTCCGAAGTGTTTACTGGAAGGTTCTGAAATGCGCTTTGTGATTGCCAACAAAGCGTATCGAGAAGTCGTGGGACAAGATAATGTTATTGGTAAACGGGTTATTGAGGTTAATACCAGAAGTCCAACAACAGGGATACATTGA
- a CDS encoding PAS domain-containing protein: MDIKNVDLFFSENPNPMWIYDPSDLSIQEVNQSAVELYGYSHSEMCSMTIDQLRPASEVETLKKHLGNDKKPEFNNAGLWRHQKKNGDDLFVRVLTSPVSYEGNNYKLVVVQDVTSKIDYQQKYEMLFENSLDGIMLTAPNGDILQANKAACNILGMTEQEITRKGREGIVAKDEKLEKALEQRSETGKFSGELTYVHKS, encoded by the coding sequence ATGGATATTAAAAATGTAGATCTGTTCTTTAGTGAGAACCCAAATCCGATGTGGATATATGATCCTTCAGATCTGTCCATACAGGAAGTAAACCAATCGGCCGTTGAGCTATACGGGTATTCCCACAGTGAGATGTGCTCGATGACTATTGACCAGTTGCGTCCTGCCAGCGAAGTTGAAACGTTAAAGAAGCATCTAGGCAACGATAAGAAACCGGAGTTCAATAATGCAGGTCTGTGGCGCCATCAAAAGAAAAATGGGGATGATTTATTTGTTCGTGTATTAACCAGTCCTGTTTCTTACGAAGGGAATAACTATAAACTGGTCGTTGTCCAGGATGTGACCAGCAAGATAGATTATCAGCAAAAGTATGAAATGCTCTTTGAAAATAGCTTGGATGGCATAATGCTTACCGCTCCGAATGGTGATATCCTGCAAGCCAACAAAGCAGCTTGCAACATCCTTGGTATGACAGAACAGGAAATTACCCGTAAAGGTCGTGAAGGAATTGTCGCCAAAGATGAAAAGTTAGAGAAAGCGCTGGAACAACGGTCGGAAACGGGTAAATTTTCCGGTGAGCTTACCTATGTCCACAAATCATGA
- a CDS encoding multifunctional oxoglutarate decarboxylase/oxoglutarate dehydrogenase thiamine pyrophosphate-binding subunit/dihydrolipoyllysine-residue succinyltransferase subunit — protein MKSLEAVFGPNSALVEELFNQYKEDPSSVPAHWKQYFDDIDEDGTAEELKKEAKKADNGAPASAPSKPKAPAKEKKQKDTKEEESADVPKGATLEKIKGISSKIVENMDDSLNIPTATSVRVLPMKMLIEDRAIINRHLLQRDEQKSSFTHYIAWAIVQALKEYPNMNNSFVRKDGDPYKVIPDQINLGLAVDVENKDGSRNLLVPNIKGVDQMDFKEFLNAYNNLIAKVRNGNLQISDFEGTTLTLTNPGMIGTVQSVPRLMETQGTIIATGAIDYPAEYQSMSQKVLNKLGISKVMTVTSTYDHRVIQGAESGSFLKKMHSLLNGEENFYEQIFEDLEIPYDPLPFGEDKYIGQLDGQGATLEQNKRAIAVMRLINMYRTRGHVLADLDPLSDEPGHSPELDLEYYGLTLWDLDREFYCGGLGGNEKASLREIVRLLRDTYCGKIGAEYMHILDLEERQWLRERMESTTNTPELDKEQKKEILHNLNRAKAFEQFLHKKYIGHKRFSLEGADTLIPMMHHMLEKAGEDQVEKMFMGMAHRGRLNILVNIMNKPYRKVFADFEGNLDPDSIQGSGDVKYHLGSKGTYQTKADEEINIELMPNPSHLESVNPVVEGATRAIQDHHESESANKHIVPILIHGDAAFSGQGVVSETLNMSQLDAYQTGGTVHIIINNQIGFTTLPKDGRSTEYASDLAKMILAPIFHVNGDNPEEAVHAMQMAFEYRQKFGKDVIIDLVCYRKHGHNEGDEPAFTQPGMYQEIDNHPPVRDIYAKHLLKQEELTEEEVQEIFDEFDDLLREAFEDAKNASPLEVTEDMIERHETKQEDWPEFPDTTYPEDELKDIAVKLNTVPKNFDANPKLLKQLAKRAEIVENNEKKIDWGFAEALAFGSLLKKGTTVRLTGQDAERGTFSHRHAKLHGTETDQEFIPLNNLSDDQAPFYPYNSLLSEFACVGFEFGYSAAELDALVIWEAQFGDFANGAQIPVDQYISASEAKWGQNSSLVMTLPHGYEGQGPEHSSARLERYLQLCAEDNMQVVNLTTPAQYFHILRKQAKQEDKRPLIIMSPKSLLRHPLATSKTEDLAKGVYKPFIPDHEVEDKDKIDRLVICSGKVYYDLYKEREDEEIENVAITRLEQFYPFPDKDLENILEEYAHVEDIVWCQEEPKNMGGWFFVNPRITEQLRDNQSLRYVGRQASASPAAGQVKIHKAEQEKLINSALK, from the coding sequence TTGAAGTCGCTCGAAGCTGTTTTTGGTCCCAATTCCGCACTTGTTGAAGAACTTTTTAATCAATATAAGGAGGACCCCTCCTCTGTTCCCGCTCACTGGAAACAATATTTTGATGATATTGATGAGGATGGCACCGCGGAAGAACTGAAAAAAGAAGCAAAAAAAGCAGATAATGGTGCTCCCGCTTCTGCCCCATCCAAACCTAAAGCTCCTGCTAAGGAGAAAAAACAGAAAGATACTAAGGAAGAAGAAAGCGCTGACGTTCCTAAGGGGGCTACGCTGGAAAAAATAAAAGGGATTTCCAGCAAGATTGTAGAAAATATGGATGACAGTCTTAATATACCTACGGCTACCTCCGTCCGCGTGCTTCCCATGAAAATGCTTATTGAGGATCGGGCTATTATTAACCGGCACCTTCTGCAGCGCGACGAGCAAAAGTCCTCTTTCACCCATTATATTGCATGGGCCATTGTTCAGGCTCTGAAGGAGTATCCGAATATGAACAACTCCTTCGTCCGTAAAGATGGGGATCCTTATAAAGTTATTCCCGATCAGATTAATCTGGGTCTGGCCGTTGATGTAGAAAATAAGGACGGCTCCCGAAATCTGCTGGTTCCAAATATTAAGGGTGTGGACCAGATGGATTTCAAGGAATTTCTCAATGCCTATAACAACCTGATTGCCAAAGTTCGAAACGGCAATCTTCAAATTTCTGATTTTGAAGGAACTACCCTTACACTGACAAATCCCGGAATGATCGGAACCGTACAGTCCGTACCAAGGCTTATGGAAACACAGGGAACGATCATTGCCACCGGAGCTATCGACTATCCGGCCGAATACCAGTCGATGTCCCAAAAGGTGCTCAATAAACTGGGCATCAGTAAGGTAATGACGGTCACTTCTACGTATGACCATCGGGTTATTCAGGGAGCTGAATCGGGCTCTTTCCTTAAAAAGATGCATAGTCTACTCAACGGGGAAGAAAACTTTTATGAGCAAATTTTTGAAGATCTAGAAATTCCCTATGATCCCCTCCCCTTTGGTGAAGATAAATATATAGGTCAGCTGGACGGGCAAGGTGCTACGCTTGAGCAGAATAAGCGGGCGATCGCTGTTATGCGCCTCATTAACATGTATCGCACACGGGGACACGTACTCGCTGATCTCGATCCATTAAGCGATGAACCGGGTCATAGTCCAGAGCTGGATCTTGAATATTATGGACTTACCCTGTGGGATCTGGACCGGGAATTTTATTGTGGCGGACTGGGTGGTAATGAAAAAGCCTCGCTTCGTGAGATTGTTCGCCTGCTCCGCGATACCTATTGTGGTAAGATTGGGGCCGAATACATGCATATTCTGGATCTGGAGGAACGCCAGTGGTTGCGGGAGCGCATGGAATCTACCACTAATACGCCGGAATTAGACAAAGAGCAGAAAAAAGAGATCCTGCACAACCTCAACCGTGCCAAAGCGTTTGAGCAGTTTTTACATAAAAAATATATTGGTCATAAAAGATTTTCACTGGAGGGCGCCGACACGCTTATTCCAATGATGCACCACATGTTGGAAAAAGCCGGTGAAGATCAGGTTGAAAAAATGTTCATGGGCATGGCCCATCGGGGACGTCTAAATATTCTCGTAAATATAATGAACAAGCCTTACCGCAAGGTATTTGCTGACTTTGAGGGAAATCTTGATCCGGACAGCATTCAGGGTTCGGGTGACGTCAAATATCATCTCGGTTCGAAAGGAACGTATCAAACGAAGGCAGATGAAGAAATCAATATCGAGCTGATGCCGAATCCAAGCCATCTCGAATCGGTTAATCCGGTTGTTGAGGGAGCTACAAGGGCAATTCAGGACCATCATGAAAGTGAATCTGCAAACAAGCACATTGTTCCTATCCTTATACACGGTGACGCAGCATTTTCAGGCCAGGGTGTTGTGAGCGAAACGCTTAATATGTCCCAGCTCGATGCCTACCAGACCGGGGGTACAGTACATATTATTATTAATAACCAGATTGGTTTTACGACCCTTCCAAAAGATGGCCGTTCGACCGAATACGCTTCTGATCTGGCCAAAATGATCCTTGCTCCCATTTTTCATGTAAATGGAGATAACCCCGAAGAAGCTGTTCACGCTATGCAGATGGCTTTTGAATATCGGCAGAAATTTGGTAAAGATGTCATTATTGATCTGGTTTGCTACCGCAAGCATGGTCATAATGAGGGTGATGAACCAGCCTTTACACAACCGGGTATGTACCAAGAGATCGATAATCATCCGCCTGTACGTGATATCTATGCAAAGCACCTTCTAAAGCAGGAAGAGCTGACCGAAGAAGAAGTTCAGGAAATCTTTGATGAATTTGACGATCTGTTGAGAGAAGCATTTGAGGACGCCAAGAACGCTTCTCCGCTCGAGGTTACCGAGGATATGATTGAGCGCCATGAAACCAAGCAGGAGGACTGGCCGGAATTCCCTGATACAACATATCCCGAAGATGAGCTTAAAGATATTGCGGTTAAGTTAAATACCGTTCCCAAAAATTTTGACGCGAATCCCAAGCTTTTAAAACAATTAGCGAAGCGCGCCGAAATTGTAGAAAATAATGAAAAGAAAATTGACTGGGGTTTTGCTGAAGCACTAGCCTTTGGCTCTCTCCTTAAGAAAGGCACAACGGTACGCCTGACGGGTCAGGATGCCGAACGAGGCACTTTTTCACATCGGCATGCCAAACTCCATGGTACGGAAACCGATCAGGAATTTATTCCGCTCAATAATCTGAGCGATGACCAAGCGCCTTTTTATCCATATAACAGCCTGTTGAGTGAGTTTGCCTGTGTAGGTTTTGAGTTCGGCTATAGTGCGGCTGAGTTGGATGCATTGGTTATCTGGGAGGCCCAATTTGGTGACTTCGCCAACGGGGCACAAATTCCGGTGGATCAATATATTTCGGCTAGTGAGGCCAAATGGGGACAAAATTCTTCCCTGGTAATGACACTGCCCCATGGTTATGAGGGTCAGGGGCCGGAACACTCTTCCGCACGTCTTGAACGTTATCTGCAGCTCTGTGCTGAGGATAACATGCAGGTTGTGAACCTGACTACACCGGCACAATATTTTCATATTCTCCGTAAGCAAGCCAAGCAGGAGGATAAACGTCCTCTTATCATTATGTCGCCGAAAAGCTTGCTACGGCATCCACTGGCTACCTCAAAAACTGAGGATCTGGCCAAAGGAGTCTACAAGCCTTTTATCCCGGACCACGAAGTAGAAGATAAAGATAAGATTGATCGACTGGTTATTTGCTCTGGGAAGGTATATTATGATCTCTACAAAGAGCGAGAAGATGAGGAAATTGAAAATGTAGCCATCACACGCTTGGAACAGTTCTATCCTTTTCCTGATAAAGATCTGGAAAACATACTGGAAGAATATGCACATGTAGAGGATATCGTCTGGTGCCAGGAGGAACCAAAGAATATGGGTGGTTGGTTCTTTGTAAATCCCCGAATAACAGAACAACTTCGGGATAATCAATCCTTACGCTATGTGGGACGACAGGCTTCCGCCTCTCCTGCTGCCGGACAGGTTAAAATTCATAAAGCTGAACAGGAAAAACTTATCAATTCGGCCTTAAAATAA
- the folE2 gene encoding GTP cyclohydrolase FolE2, which yields MISTKLKRYYDPTFTVSDDYKDSLPDLQNGPASLIEGADVPIQQVGISDFKLPLKYPRPDGELITLETSVDGYVGLEAGKKGINMSRIMRSFYKFKDEVFHPDKLQEVLECYREDLDSQSAYLRLSFNYPIMQESLRSGLEGYQYYPVSIEGTMGKDGKFRKFMHLDFEYSSACPCSYELSEHARDKRGVATVPHSQRSLASMTVELDDSLFVEDLVEHCREALMTETQVMVKREDEQAFAEMNGAFQKFVEDAARLLYEQLNEQDEIVDFVIRCVHMESLHSHDAVSRICKGVPNGLR from the coding sequence ATGATATCTACAAAATTGAAGCGTTATTACGATCCAACATTTACTGTGTCTGACGACTATAAAGATAGCCTTCCGGACCTCCAAAATGGTCCGGCGTCACTCATCGAAGGCGCTGACGTACCTATTCAACAGGTAGGTATTTCTGATTTTAAGCTACCGTTAAAGTATCCGCGTCCCGATGGCGAGCTTATTACGCTCGAAACCTCGGTAGATGGATATGTAGGTTTGGAAGCGGGGAAAAAGGGCATCAATATGAGTCGCATTATGCGCTCTTTTTATAAATTTAAGGATGAGGTCTTCCATCCGGATAAGCTTCAGGAAGTTCTAGAGTGTTACCGGGAGGATTTGGACTCTCAATCCGCCTACCTGCGTCTGTCTTTTAATTATCCAATCATGCAGGAAAGCTTACGTTCCGGATTAGAAGGATATCAGTATTATCCTGTTTCTATAGAGGGAACCATGGGCAAAGATGGGAAATTTAGAAAGTTTATGCATCTGGATTTTGAATATAGCAGTGCCTGCCCATGCTCTTACGAGCTTTCGGAGCACGCCCGGGATAAACGTGGGGTTGCAACGGTACCACACAGTCAGCGAAGCTTAGCCAGCATGACCGTCGAACTGGATGATTCTCTTTTCGTGGAGGACTTGGTAGAACATTGTCGCGAAGCGTTGATGACGGAAACTCAGGTAATGGTCAAACGTGAAGATGAGCAGGCTTTTGCAGAGATGAATGGAGCTTTCCAAAAATTTGTAGAGGATGCTGCTCGGTTATTATATGAGCAGCTGAATGAACAGGATGAGATTGTTGACTTTGTAATCCGCTGTGTGCATATGGAGAGCCTGCACAGCCACGATGCGGTTAGTCGTATTTGTAAGGGCGTACCCAATGGTCTTCGGTAG
- a CDS encoding 6-pyruvoyl trahydropterin synthase family protein — MVFVKRKAHFNAAHRLHNPDRSDEWNRQTFGKCNHEHWHGHNYNIEVTVAGHINDETGYVIDLSILRSIIQKKIVDKCDHKNLNLDVPFLDDVIPSTENLAKAFFDELKGPIANELENNGFLYSVYLQETERNSAKYCPYLLGKPLPDLK; from the coding sequence TTGGTTTTTGTAAAACGAAAAGCGCATTTTAATGCTGCTCACCGCTTACATAATCCAGATCGTTCGGATGAATGGAATCGTCAGACGTTTGGGAAGTGTAACCATGAGCACTGGCACGGCCATAATTATAATATTGAGGTTACAGTTGCCGGCCATATTAATGATGAAACTGGTTATGTAATCGATCTGTCAATATTAAGATCCATAATTCAAAAGAAGATTGTCGATAAATGCGATCACAAGAATTTGAATCTGGATGTACCGTTTTTGGATGATGTAATTCCATCGACTGAAAATTTAGCTAAGGCTTTTTTTGATGAACTAAAAGGTCCCATAGCAAATGAACTTGAGAATAACGGTTTCCTTTACAGTGTTTATTTACAAGAAACTGAACGAAATTCGGCTAAATATTGTCCGTATCTCTTAGGTAAACCTTTACCTGATTTGAAATAA
- a CDS encoding protein-tyrosine-phosphatase → MYSEIENYISSLEESLEEIAAQRKQKLKDIADYIRSKNSVNLTFICTHNSRRSHLCQIWSAVMAKYFDIDNIETYSGGTEATAFNPRAVAAIERAGFKIQDPEGENPRYEVYFSDENEPLICFSKTFDDSYNPQKNFAAVMTCSDADENCPFVPGAEKRFSIPYVDPKESDDTPREKETYDERCRQIATEMYYLMSKV, encoded by the coding sequence GTGTATTCTGAAATAGAAAATTACATCAGCAGTCTGGAAGAAAGCCTTGAAGAAATCGCGGCTCAACGAAAACAAAAGTTAAAGGATATAGCCGATTATATTCGATCAAAGAATTCAGTAAACTTAACCTTTATCTGCACGCATAATAGTCGTCGAAGCCATCTCTGCCAAATTTGGTCAGCAGTAATGGCAAAGTATTTTGACATCGATAATATAGAAACCTATTCGGGAGGCACTGAAGCAACGGCTTTTAATCCAAGAGCAGTGGCAGCGATAGAGCGGGCCGGATTTAAAATACAAGATCCCGAAGGAGAAAATCCTAGATATGAAGTATATTTCAGTGATGAAAACGAGCCGTTGATCTGCTTCTCTAAAACATTCGATGATTCATACAATCCCCAGAAAAATTTCGCGGCGGTTATGACCTGTTCCGATGCCGACGAAAACTGTCCGTTCGTACCGGGTGCGGAAAAACGATTCTCTATTCCGTATGTCGATCCCAAAGAGTCTGATGATACGCCGAGAGAAAAAGAGACCTACGATGAGCGATGCCGTCAAATCGCCACAGAGATGTATTACTTGATGTCAAAAGTATGA
- a CDS encoding arsenite methyltransferase: MSTKQKTAEELKQAVKEKYSQISEQSSEYNASSCCGSGESSDEVYNIMSDDYSEVEGYNADSDLGLGCGLPTQFAKIEEGDTVIDLGSGAGNDCFIARHETGQTGKVIGIDFAKPMIKKARKNAKKLNFNNVEFREGDIEDMPVSDNLADVIVSNCVLNLVPNKQKVFSEIFRTLKPSGHFSISDIVLVGELPKALREDAEMYAGCVAGAIQKDEYMSHIKELGFENITIQKEKPIVIPDDILTRYLSEEEIEGFKNGDTGIFSITVFAQKPGEETDSKNSEQEIKMIEEGAVCTPGSDCC; encoded by the coding sequence ATGAGTACAAAACAGAAAACTGCGGAAGAATTAAAGCAAGCCGTAAAAGAAAAATATAGTCAGATAAGCGAACAGTCATCGGAATATAACGCAAGTTCATGCTGCGGTTCGGGTGAAAGTTCTGACGAGGTGTACAATATTATGTCCGATGACTATAGTGAGGTCGAAGGATATAATGCCGATTCCGATTTGGGACTTGGATGTGGTTTGCCCACACAGTTTGCCAAAATTGAAGAGGGAGATACTGTAATTGATTTGGGATCCGGAGCCGGGAATGACTGTTTTATAGCGCGTCACGAAACCGGTCAGACGGGTAAAGTTATTGGTATTGATTTTGCAAAACCAATGATTAAGAAAGCCCGCAAAAATGCCAAAAAATTGAACTTTAATAATGTGGAGTTCCGGGAAGGTGATATTGAAGATATGCCCGTTTCAGATAACCTGGCTGATGTTATTGTCAGTAATTGTGTATTAAATCTTGTACCGAATAAACAAAAAGTATTTTCGGAAATTTTTCGTACGCTGAAGCCTAGCGGACATTTTAGCATTTCCGATATCGTACTGGTAGGAGAGTTGCCAAAGGCCTTGCGCGAAGACGCCGAGATGTATGCCGGTTGTGTGGCTGGAGCGATTCAGAAGGATGAATATATGAGTCATATTAAAGAACTGGGATTTGAGAATATTACCATTCAAAAAGAAAAGCCCATTGTAATACCGGATGATATTTTAACCCGATATTTATCTGAAGAAGAAATAGAGGGTTTTAAAAATGGCGATACCGGCATATTTAGTATTACTGTTTTTGCCCAAAAGCCGGGTGAGGAAACTGACTCTAAAAATTCAGAGCAAGAAATTAAAATGATAGAGGAAGGGGCTGTTTGTACACCGGGATCAGATTGCTGCTGA
- a CDS encoding ArsR/SmtB family transcription factor — protein sequence MAITKAKLFKPSQKRSAELMKALAHPARIAIIELLAERETCICGDITDALPLAQSTVSQHLKALKRAGVIKGEIDGVRTCYCLDEKGIAEMEELLTPLLTNLKTATQENCC from the coding sequence ATGGCAATAACCAAAGCAAAGCTTTTTAAACCTTCACAAAAACGATCAGCCGAGCTGATGAAAGCACTTGCACATCCGGCCCGAATTGCTATAATTGAACTGTTGGCCGAACGTGAGACATGCATATGTGGCGATATCACTGATGCGCTTCCGTTGGCTCAGTCAACAGTTTCTCAGCATCTAAAAGCCTTAAAAAGAGCAGGAGTCATAAAAGGAGAAATTGATGGCGTGCGTACCTGTTACTGTCTTGATGAAAAGGGCATAGCAGAAATGGAAGAACTTTTGACACCACTTTTAACGAATTTAAAAACTGCAACTCAAGAAAATTGCTGCTGA